One stretch of Anas acuta chromosome W, bAnaAcu1.1, whole genome shotgun sequence DNA includes these proteins:
- the LOC137847367 gene encoding olfactory receptor 14J1-like: MSNSSSITEFLLLPFADTRELQLLHFMLFLGIYLAAILGNGLILTAVACDHRLHTPMYFFLLNLALIDLGCISTTVPKAMANALWDIRAISYTGCAVQVFSFLFFMSSEISVLTIMAYDRYVAIFESLHYETLLGSRACAQMAAAAWGSGFLNAVLHTANTFSLPLCQGNAVDQFFCEIPQILKLSCSESFLRVVGLIVVSVCLSFGCFVFIVVSYVQIFRAVLRIPSEQGRHKAFSTCLPHLAIVSLFISTGMFAYLKPPSLSSPSLDLMMAVLYSVLPPAVNPVIYSMRNQELKDAVRKLIGYMLLHH, translated from the coding sequence atgtccaacagcagctccatcaccgagttcctcctcctgccatttgcagacacacgggagctgcagctcctgcacttcatgctcttcctgggcatctacctggctgccatcctgggcaacggcctcatcctcaccgccgtagcctgcgaccaccgactccacacccccatgtacttcttcctcctcaacctcgccctaattgacctgggctgcatctccaccactgtccccaaagccatggccaatgccctctgggacatTAGGGCTATCTCCTACACAGGGTGTGCTGTAcaagtcttttcctttctcttcttcatgtCATCAGAAATTTCTGTCCTTACtatcatggcctacgaccgctacgttgccatcttCGAGTCCCTGCACTACGAgaccctcctgggcagcagagcttgtgcccagatggcagcagctgcctggggcagtggctttctcaatgctgtcctgcacacggccaatacattttccctgcccctctgtcaaggcaatgctgtggaccagttcttttgtgaaattccccagatcctcaagctttCCTGCTCAGAGTCATTTCTCAGGGTGGTTGGGCTCATCGTAGTAAGTGTCTGTTTATCATTTGGGTGTTTCGTTTTCATTGTTGtttcctatgtgcagatcttcagggctgtacTGAGGAtaccctctgagcagggccggcacaaagccttttccacatgccttcCTCACCTGGCCATCGTTTCCCTGTTTATCAGCACAggcatgtttgcctacctgaagcccccctccctttcctcGCCATCCCTGGACCTGATGATGGCAGTTTTGTACTCGGtgttgcctccagcagtgaaccccgtcatctacagcatgaggaaccaggaactCAAGGATGCAGTGAGAAAACTAATTGGATACATGCTTCTTCATCATTAA